Proteins co-encoded in one Canis lupus familiaris isolate Mischka breed German Shepherd chromosome 36, alternate assembly UU_Cfam_GSD_1.0, whole genome shotgun sequence genomic window:
- the SPC25 gene encoding kinetochore protein Spc25: MIDDELAQFDKSISEFWSKFKGTVSDTSSQMVGLRETYKDSIKACAEKLSVKLKEEERMVEMFLEYQNQICKQNNLIQEKKENLLRLVAEVKDKKQELDVLTANIQDLKEEYAKKKETISAANKANEERLKRLQKSADLYKDRLGLEIRKIYGDKLQFIFTNIDPKHPENPFMFSLHLNEAREYEVSDSSPHLECLAQFQENVRKTNNFSAFLANVRKAFMAMVYN; this comes from the exons ATGATAGATGACGAACTGGCGCAGTTTGATAAAAGCATCAGTGAATTCTGGAGTAAATTCAAAGGCACCGTCAGCGACACTTCCTCTCAGATGGTGGGACTGAGAGAGACCTACAAAGACTCCATCAAAGCGTGCGCGG AAAAGTTGTCTGTGAAGTTAAAGGAAGAAGAACGAATGGTTGAGATGTTTCTGGAGTATCAGAATC AAATCTGTAAGCAGAATAACctcattcaagaaaaaaaagagaacttgttAAGGTTGGTTGCTGaagtaaaagacaaaaagcaagaaCTGGACGTACTGACTGCAAATATTCAGGATCTTAAGGAAGAATATGCTAAGAAGAAGGAAA ctATTTCTGCTGCCAACAAAGCTAATGAAGAGAGGTTGAAAAGACTACAGAAATCTGCAGACTTATATAAAGACCGACTTGGACTAGAAATTCGAAAAATTTATG GTGATAAATTGCAGTTCATATTCACTAATATTGACCCGAAGCATCCAGAGAACCCATTTATGTTTTCCCTCCACCTAAATGAAGCAAGGGAGTATGAAG tgTCAGATAGTTCTCCTCATCTTGAGTGCCTGGCACAATTTCAAGAGAATGTAAGGAAGACCAACAATTTCTCGGCTTTTCTTGCCAATGTTCGGAAAGCTTTTATGGCTATGGTTTATAATTAA